One genomic region from Acidobacteriota bacterium encodes:
- a CDS encoding glycosyltransferase, with the protein MAPSSQPAREPLVSLVVPVFNEIEAIDAFYERATQALGALEGMAYEIVFIDDGSVDGSYQRLAQFAKQNARIRVLKLSRNFGHQIAISAGIDFAKGDCAVIIDADLQDPPEVVADMIAKWREGFDVVYGVRSDRAGETPIKLATATMFYRLLGRLTNIHIPANVGDFRLMSRRVVEQLKQLREKDRFVRGLVSWVGFPQTSITYKRDRRFAGETKYPFRKMLKFAFDGITSFSTMPLKLATWTGYASAILAVLYLLSVFVQKLMGYTVDGWATIMVAMLFMGSVQLICLGILGEYLGRVFNEVKPRPMYIVEEDLTSGPDAPGRVTMRDTIFVTGGSGFVGRTLLAALQPLGRPVIALARRDMPQTAGANTTVIHGDLLDPTTYADALRSCEVVVHLAAGHRPRVGRRPPARQRARHQRTAEACRKAGVPKVLFVSSIATTFPDKTGYHYALAKCLAEEACVALGAALCHPSTDGHSGPRCARAGQPRETRAPPVHRHARRRTRSGCSRSMSATSPDASRKRSGRICSRMPLSRLAVLRR; encoded by the coding sequence ATGGCGCCCAGTAGTCAACCGGCACGCGAACCACTGGTATCGCTGGTCGTTCCGGTCTTCAACGAAATCGAAGCGATCGATGCGTTTTATGAACGGGCGACCCAGGCGCTTGGCGCGCTCGAGGGCATGGCCTACGAGATCGTGTTTATTGATGACGGCAGTGTGGACGGGTCGTATCAGCGGCTCGCGCAGTTCGCGAAACAGAATGCGCGAATCCGCGTGCTGAAACTCTCGCGGAACTTCGGGCACCAGATCGCCATCAGTGCCGGCATCGATTTCGCCAAAGGAGATTGTGCCGTCATCATTGACGCCGATCTCCAGGACCCACCTGAGGTCGTGGCTGACATGATCGCGAAGTGGCGCGAGGGCTTCGACGTCGTCTATGGCGTGCGATCCGATCGAGCGGGCGAAACCCCGATCAAACTGGCCACGGCCACCATGTTCTACCGGCTGCTGGGCCGGCTGACCAACATCCACATTCCCGCCAACGTGGGCGACTTCAGGCTGATGAGCCGGCGTGTGGTTGAACAGCTCAAACAATTGCGCGAGAAGGACCGGTTCGTGCGCGGCCTCGTCAGCTGGGTGGGATTCCCGCAGACCAGCATCACGTACAAACGCGACCGCCGCTTTGCCGGCGAAACCAAATACCCGTTCCGGAAGATGCTGAAGTTCGCGTTCGACGGCATCACATCGTTTTCCACCATGCCGCTGAAACTCGCGACCTGGACCGGCTACGCGTCGGCGATACTCGCGGTGCTCTACCTCCTGAGCGTGTTTGTGCAGAAACTGATGGGCTACACGGTGGATGGCTGGGCCACGATCATGGTGGCGATGCTGTTCATGGGCAGCGTGCAGCTGATTTGCCTGGGCATTCTCGGCGAGTACCTCGGCCGGGTGTTCAACGAGGTCAAGCCGCGCCCGATGTATATCGTGGAGGAGGACCTGACCTCCGGGCCCGACGCTCCGGGGCGCGTGACCATGCGGGACACGATATTCGTCACCGGCGGAAGCGGATTCGTCGGCAGGACGCTGCTGGCCGCGCTTCAGCCGTTGGGCCGTCCCGTGATTGCGCTCGCACGCCGAGACATGCCGCAGACGGCTGGGGCCAACACCACGGTCATTCATGGCGACCTGCTCGATCCGACGACCTACGCGGACGCGCTTCGTTCGTGCGAGGTGGTCGTCCACCTCGCTGCGGGCCACCGGCCGCGCGTCGGCCGAAGACCACCTGCGCGTCAACGCGCACGGCACCAGCGTACTGCCGAGGCCTGCCGCAAGGCCGGTGTCCCCAAGGTGCTCTTCGTCAGTTCCATCGCCACGACCTTTCCCGACAAAACCGGCTACCACTACGCCCTCGCCAAGTGCCTCGCCGAGGAGGCCTGTGTCGCGCTCGGGGCTGCGCTTTGCCATCCTTCGACCGACGGTCATTCTGGGCCCAGGTGCGCCCGTGCTGGGCAGCCTCGAGAAACTCGCGCTCCTCCCGTTCATCGTCATGCCCGGCGCCGGACGAGGTCAGGGTGCAGCCGATCCATGTCAGCGACGTCGCCCGATGCATCACGGAAACGATCCGGCAGGATCTGTTCACGAATGCCACTGTCGAGATTGGCGGTCCTGAGACGCTGA
- a CDS encoding glycosyltransferase family 4 protein — protein MAHLRFCFLTTFYPPFNFGGDGIDVQRTALALVDRGHHVTVVHDVDAYEWLAGTTLPDQPVIQDGVEVVGLRSRLGVVSPFLTHQLGYPVMHGRAIDTLLRERAPDVIVYGNVSLVGGPGILKLGGPALRVYVAHEHWLVCPTHVLWRFNREPCDVRACTRCVMSYRRPPQLWRHTGALKRRLADVDLFIARSEFSRNKHREFGLAQPMEVLPYFLPAPFPEQPAPRMSERPQQRPYFLSVGRLARIKGLDSVIPAFRRFPDADWLIIGDGNEMPELRALAADLPNVKFLGRIANHDLRRYYEHAIAAIVPSSGYETFGIVLIEAFHYHTPVIARRIGPFPEIIERAKGGLLFSDTDELVAAIARLHGDPELRDSFATGAFEAARKHWSENAVVESFLDLIRNARAAKRAAR, from the coding sequence ATGGCTCACCTCCGCTTCTGTTTCTTGACGACGTTTTATCCGCCGTTCAATTTCGGCGGCGATGGCATCGACGTGCAGCGGACGGCTCTGGCGCTTGTGGATCGCGGCCATCACGTCACTGTCGTGCACGACGTGGACGCCTATGAGTGGCTGGCGGGCACCACACTGCCCGACCAGCCGGTGATTCAGGACGGCGTCGAGGTGGTCGGATTGCGCAGCCGCCTGGGTGTGGTGTCGCCGTTCCTGACACACCAGCTCGGCTACCCCGTCATGCACGGCCGCGCGATTGACACATTGCTCCGGGAACGGGCGCCCGACGTCATCGTCTACGGCAACGTGTCGCTGGTGGGAGGCCCCGGCATCCTGAAACTCGGCGGGCCCGCGCTGCGCGTGTATGTGGCCCACGAACACTGGCTCGTCTGCCCCACACACGTCCTGTGGCGCTTCAACCGAGAGCCCTGTGACGTGCGCGCCTGCACACGCTGCGTGATGAGCTACCGGCGGCCGCCGCAACTCTGGCGCCACACCGGCGCACTCAAACGCCGGCTGGCCGACGTCGACCTGTTCATCGCGCGCAGCGAATTCAGCCGCAACAAACATCGTGAGTTCGGGCTCGCCCAGCCGATGGAAGTGTTGCCGTATTTCCTGCCGGCGCCTTTTCCGGAGCAACCCGCGCCGCGCATGTCTGAACGACCGCAGCAGCGGCCCTATTTCCTGTCGGTGGGCCGCCTGGCGCGCATCAAGGGACTCGATTCGGTGATCCCGGCGTTCCGGCGCTTTCCGGATGCCGACTGGCTGATCATCGGCGACGGCAACGAGATGCCGGAACTGAGGGCGCTCGCGGCCGATCTCCCCAATGTGAAGTTCCTCGGCCGCATCGCCAACCACGACCTCCGGCGGTACTACGAACACGCCATCGCGGCCATTGTGCCGTCGTCGGGTTATGAGACGTTCGGTATTGTGTTGATTGAGGCGTTCCACTACCACACGCCCGTCATCGCCCGACGCATCGGGCCGTTTCCGGAGATCATCGAGCGTGCCAAGGGCGGGCTGCTGTTTTCGGATACAGACGAACTCGTGGCGGCCATCGCACGCCTGCACGGCGATCCCGAGTTGCGCGACTCGTTCGCCACGGGCGCGTTCGAAGCCGCCAGAAAGCACTGGTCCGAGAACGCGGTTGTTGAGAGCTTTCTGGACCTGATCAGAAACGCCAGAGCCGCCAAGCGGGCGGCACGGTGA